From a region of the Poseidonibacter antarcticus genome:
- a CDS encoding helix-turn-helix transcriptional regulator has translation MTNETVRVLELLKRFNEGQKVYISNLQEDELWKGKSEKTIRRDLDVIKHSFPDTFHLVKGEKGCYKAITNDLFNNLVNSPRNMSLLVQTFNIAQRSDMFKNFDISKEDRSLLESQLKESKKLYGFKNDAIETRKNSFEIYQTLERSIKYNKQIVIDYDNNGTIEEYIINPYKILLMNENFYLASEVIDQVFSFSPFRIIHIKNIKETKKTYRKNPEIINFIDTMETPFAKYQKEFRKYLIDIVVEVDAVKAKYFKLKNYFKSQKVIEKKENGNLVISYKMTQFMEIESFIKSWLPFVKVVKPIELKNKIENELREYLK, from the coding sequence ATGACAAATGAAACAGTAAGAGTATTAGAATTATTAAAAAGATTTAATGAAGGTCAAAAAGTATATATTTCTAATTTACAAGAAGATGAACTTTGGAAAGGTAAGAGTGAAAAAACAATAAGAAGAGATTTAGATGTAATTAAACATTCTTTCCCTGATACATTTCATTTAGTAAAAGGTGAAAAAGGATGCTATAAAGCAATTACAAATGATCTTTTTAATAATTTAGTTAATAGCCCTAGAAATATGTCTTTACTTGTTCAAACATTTAATATAGCACAAAGAAGTGATATGTTTAAAAACTTTGATATCTCAAAAGAAGATAGATCTTTACTAGAAAGTCAACTAAAAGAATCAAAAAAATTATATGGCTTTAAAAATGATGCAATTGAAACTAGAAAAAATAGTTTTGAAATATATCAAACACTAGAACGTAGTATAAAATATAATAAGCAAATTGTAATAGATTATGATAATAATGGAACAATAGAAGAATATATAATAAATCCATATAAAATATTGCTAATGAATGAAAACTTTTATTTAGCAAGTGAAGTTATAGATCAAGTATTCTCATTTTCACCTTTTAGAATAATACATATTAAAAATATAAAAGAAACAAAAAAGACTTATAGAAAAAATCCAGAGATTATTAACTTCATAGATACGATGGAAACACCTTTTGCAAAATATCAAAAAGAGTTTAGAAAATATCTAATAGATATAGTTGTAGAAGTAGATGCAGTTAAGGCAAAATATTTTAAACTAAAAAACTATTTCAAATCTCAAAAAGTTATAGAAAAAAAAGAAAATGGAAACCTAGTAATATCATATAAAATGACTCAATTTATGGAAATAGAAAGTTTTATAAAATCATGGCTACCATTTGTAAAAGTTGTAAAGCCTATTGAACTAAAAAATAAGATAGAAAATGAATTGAGAGAATATTTGAAATAA